The DNA sequence TTGTTAGGGCTGAGCTGgagtcgaagaagagggtCTGGCCCAAGTCCACGGAAGGACCGGAAGGCTCAATAGTCTGTAAGTAAGGCAGTGTTTGAAGAGAGCGATATAGAAGAAAGAGATGCCTCATGGCTGACTCCATGGCGGTATCACCGGTACCAAGCTGGTCATCTGGTTGGTGACCATCGAGCAAGGCTTTGATGCCTTGAAGGTGAATGCGCCACGACGGCACTCCTTGTATCCCAGCAAAGACGTCTGCCAGACACCAGATCAGACAAGTTGCTACTATGACCTCGTCCTTTCGCTGCTCTGTCAGAGCTTTCCGCAATAGCGACAAACCGGACGATTGCAAGTGCTCTAATACGTAGGAAATACTGGTGCCTTCAACCTCTGATAAACCCCTGGATAAAAGGCCGGCAGCAGAGAGGGCAAGGCTTGCAGAAAGAAGATGGGGCGAGTATAGCATCTTCGGGATGAGACCCTGGCAAAGATcttgatggatggacggatggcTCGACAAAGATGCTAAGACGCCCCCAGAAAAGTActccaggagcttcttgtATCTCCGTGGAAGGACCACCCCATTTGGAAGACTGTCAGGTATCGGGGCTGGAGATTGTCCAACCGAGTCGAGAGGTGGCGGTTGAACCAGTCTGCGGTGAGTCGTGCCTGATATGGGAAGTCAGCGATGGTAATCTACAAATTCAAGACCGAATCGAATATTATCACGGCCTAGTGGAGATCAATACGTACGAAGCCCGCGGTGTTGGACCTTTCGGTCGCTCCAAACCAGCCTCAATTCATACCTGCAACTTCGATTTGCGGCATTGCAATGCCCACATGTGGGCTTTAGTTCATCACACTTCCGCCGTCTTCTGCGACACTCCTCACAGCCCCGTCGTGACCGATGGTTTGTCATAAGCTACGGGGTAATAAGGCAAAGGCaggtataatatataagaggaaggaagaagagaagaataaGGGAGCGAAGAGAGTGAGATAAGACGAGAGATAAGAGAGAGATAAGAGTGCGGGGCAATTATAGGTAGGTATTAGTTtgctataagtataatttATAAAGGAAGCTATTAATAgtagcttattattaaagattaataaagTTAATTTAATACTTAAGGTATATATTTAAGgaattaataattaataataattatttttaattaaattttttttataaattttaaaatatttttaaaaaatatatataatagtttttatatatataagttattatatattaaaaaaaatacttatatatataaaaaaaattaaaaaagtttatataaaaaaatataattattaatttaataataattatataattctttataaagtattatttaaaattagattaatatattttttattaaacTTTTATTtaaaagcttattttatttattaataaacttattAGTTAAGCttcttacttattaactTTTTATCTAAACctattttataaaatataaaaccttttataattatatatcttattattataaaataataagaaatattaagtttttttattatataaaaagtaattattcTTAATATACCTAGTAAGAGTATTTAAAagttatttttaataattaataaagtctTATTTATTAGATATAGAAATAGCTTAAagctaaagtaaataataattaaaaaaaattaaattaattctttaaagatttaataatagctataaggctATAAGGAGCTTTTTTAGCTCTAGTAGTTTTATAAgacttatttaatttaagTAATCTAAGATAATTTTAAGTTTTAACCTTAgtaagattaatatattaaaaaggtaatatatatatataataagtatcttagttaagtaaatatcttataaatCTTAACcttctttataaaaattataataaagatataataaattatttaattaattaaaactacttattatatttttccctaaatatcttaattattacctaataggtccttatattatagctaggcttattataaatattataatactaaatacctaattatattaacctctcttaattactactttataataatttagctattatttatatattaatatttatttaattaattatttacttttcttcttttattattataaccccttttttttataattatatcttttttacCCTCTAGTattaactaagtatcttatttacttcttaaaagtttttattcttagtagttaataagataacttaatatataattatctttatccctttcttaagagaccttagggctttaaggattaattctaaggagctattttaataccttttaatttatcttttaagatatttagactaagattaggccttaagtataatctttagggtttttaatacctaagaggttaattaattagatacctCCTTAACtagtattaatatctatagctatatattaagctttaaaattatattttttaagttaaaagaaataagattagcttttttaaaagcctttttaatatttctttttattataatagccttatatattatataaaaggctaaaaagaatttagtctttaaaatataagtaataaagtatttaattagatattttattttttaattataggccttttttaatagcttaaaatacttaatattaaaagattaaaataaataagaggaataagataatatataaagctaaataattttttttttttataatatttcttaaatttaataaattattaatttttatagttattaaggattaagaaataataagaattaattaattaattaattatatattaattaaaatatttaagctatttaaaattaattttattattaatttaattattttaagttattataattatttaattacctaagaggttatttttttaatattaattaataaggtaatattaatttatattaataataaataattagattatttagctttttatattaattacttaaataattataatttatttataattattaagttatattaattttagctttaaatatctttttaagcttataataattattttatttataattatatttataaagaagttaatcttattaaaattatagatattatttaattaaatattatatttcgcgattatatttattataagctaaaattaattataaataataattaaatctttatatttagctctttagtaattatatttctaaaaaaaatatatcttaagctcttaatattacctaataaaattataagcctaatatatattaataagtagcgcattataattaataagtaattaattagctatttcttttatattataaagctaagagggaaatccttataaatctaagttaaaaatataataaataagaatctattcctctagattaaatagctaatataatttctagataatatcgcgtcgagattaaATACCCTTTTACTAGCGGCTAAGGGTCTtctaagagactatatataTGCTTATGGCGCGGCGAAGACTTAACCTCGGGgtattttaaagggcctaaagaGTAAGAAGTATcctagccttataattagactataatatactaggcgattaagaattaattaattaaattataataataagagttaagggatttttaagatatttatataactaagatacttattatatatatatattaagctaatataatcttatattaatttatttctaggcttaaggtatttaataagaaaatatatttaatatattaagttattattttatattatattattattaataatactaattacttataattaaaataaaaattaagttatttatattattattatttagtattatatatttaataatataagatttattaaaataaaatattaaatataaaaatatttataaaatatatttaatattaattcttatattaaaaagtataagtataatagcttaattatatatagaattatatttctttaacTAGGTTACCTTAATTTatctttaagtatattataaaattaaaatactttttaatataatttttaaaaaataaattaaatattattatataactttatattacttaaaatagaAAgtaaagtattataattaatattttagtaattttaataataaaagctctatacttaaagctaaaggtcttaataagcttaaattaagaaggtttatttatataattattaatagctttaataatatattaaagctagctttatttataataaaaagcctatatctatattaattaaagagattaaaaaaaaagattttatatataatagcttttttttaatattaaccttttaattataattaataatatttattataattaattaatttattaataataaattaaataacttataataattattatttataaagatttttaattaaataattaaaataatataattaatatatattaatatattttttaatttaattaaaaaaactttattaaaaatatttaatataaaaatataaaatagctattaaattattaattaattaactaagcCTTagctagatattatatatataaaaaccCTTTAAAACCTTTATAtttaagctaatattaaaagcttaataatattaattacttgttattaaaattaatattaaaattattattatttatatatttatataagctaagatatatatattatctatttaaataaatagatttaattaattaaacctatagacttttatttacctctaagtctaATACTAAGCCCTAATATTAACtttttttaagtttatattttaatattaactctaAGAATTAATCCCTTTAaaactaataatattaataactcttatttcctaatattatacctatagctatataactaaattataattaataatactaagacttctttaatctttttattaaataatataataagtctttataattattataagtattataacttatactttatattaaatattatatacctaattatattaacctcttttaattattactttataataatttaataattatttatatattaatatttatttaattaattacttatttttctttttttattattataattccttttttttattattaagtacTTTTTACCTTttagtattacttaaatatcttatttatttcttaaaagttattattcttaataattaataaaataatttaatatataattacctttattttcttcttaagagaccttagggctttaaggattaactctaaggagctattttaataccttttaatttattttctAAGATACTTAGATTAAGatttagccttaagtataatccttaaggtctttaagacctaagaggttaagggcTTAGCTCCCtctttaataagtattaaaatctatagctatatattaagctttaaaattataatttttaaattaaaagaaataaaattaatttttttaaaaacctttttaatatttctctttattatattaaccttatatataatataaaaaaataaaaaaaaaaacttaatttttaaaatataaattataaaatatttaaaaaattaattaattaagtaattatatatttattaaaatatttaagttaattaaaattaattttattattaatttaattattttaatttattataagtatttaattacttaagaggttattttcttaatattaatgaataaaataatattagcttatattattaataaataattaaattacttagttttttatattaattccttaaataattataattttttattaatttctaaattatattaattttagttttaaatacctttctaagcttataataattattttacttataattatatctataaggaAATTACTCTTATTAAATTtctaaatattatttaattagatattatattttataattagatttattataagctaaaattaattataaataataattaaatctttatatttagctctttaataattatatttttaaaaaaattttatcttaagctcttaatattatttaataaaatttaaagcttaatatatattaataagtaatatattataattaataagtaattaattagttatttctttaatattataaagctaaggggaaaatccttataaatctagcttataaataaaatacttaaggaTTTATTTCTCTAGAtttaataactaatataatttctaaataatattatattaagatttaaTACCTTTTTGCTAATAGCTAAGGGTCTtctaagagactatatatacttatagcgCATTAAAgacttaaccttaggttattttaaagggcctaaagagtaagaagctttctagccttataattagacTATGATATATTAGTtagttaagaattaattaattaaattatactaataagaattaaggatttttaagatttttatataactaagatacttattatatatttatattatataataataatttaggTAAGACTAaggaatataatatatatttaattaaaaataagataaaaaataagatacttataGCCCTATCCTTAACTTAAatccttataatatattttatatatattaactataaataagataataaagatattaataatatgGAGGGTTAGAAAGAGCTagaagggaagaaaagaattaatattacctAAGAGCAGCCTATTAAGataaaagattatattagtaataataaatttttaGATTAactaagaaaaaaaatactaCTTTATAATCtgtatataatatatatctatttatattaagaatatatatatatatattttttattattataattattattttaggTTAATTATTGTTTTTCTTATCTAAGTATTGTTCTAAGAATTAAATTAGGGCctttaagagatataagttttaaataagttatatagtattaattaaatatactaaccctagggttataatttttaggtaataagaaaaagtaaaattatttatatttatttttatttttatttattaagctttcataacttattaaaatttaaaaaattagttttccttaatattagtattataataatatatattttaataaaaaaaatgtttttttattatatagaaTTAAAATGTTAATTAGGGCTAGGCTCATTATGTAATAtaaattctttataattttaattatataataggatttttattaataaaaaagggGTCTTTTTAGCTcaattataatattttatatctaAGTATTCTCCTAGGAGTAAAATTAGAGCTcttaagagatataagttttaaataaattatataacATTAACTAGGTATAATAACCTTAGtcttataattttaatacatattaagaaaataaaattatcttataagtataattacttttatatattaagctctcaaaaagtattaaaatttaaaagaatatatttttatagtagtattattattagaaatcttaatataataaaagaatcttattcttataatataaatttaaaaagCTGACTAGTATtagagttattatataatatatattatttataaatttaattatattataaatttaattatattataaatttaattatattataaatttaattatattataaatttaattatatcataaatttttatatttatacaaaagggtttttttttagcttaattataatGTTTTATATCTTGATATTTTTCTAAGAGCTAAATTAGAgcttataagatatataatctttaattaaattacaTAGCacttattaagttatataaaattaagaaaacACCCAtagtaaaatataaaatatataggaatattactaatataagcttaataagcttatttaattaattatatatactataagtatttcttttctcttaattaaagatataacttttagtctaattaaaaaatccttagtcttagtcttaattactatttaGTCTAAGTAAAAtttcttagttataaatagctattaattttagtctaactaaaatctttaattataaatttaagaTAACTctagttagactaagactaaaaaattattaaCTTTTaaattataactaatcttagttaatttattaataaattaattactaactaaattataaccctaattataagtaataaacATAAGCTTgtttttaataaattctaagtaaatttaattaaaaaaataatatgttttaaattattaattatttattacttataaatatataaataaataaaataaatatattaaaccCGAGAGAAATATCTAAGggtatatataagaaatacccttatttatttattaatataactctTAGAGGctatctttatataataatagataatacttaataattaaggtttTTTTAATGAGATATTATATAGGTAAAACTTcaagtatataaaatatatttacttagagataaaaataaatatctaagatattattaaatacttagaAATATTTAGCTAGATATACAAGCTAATAAGAGAGTATTAATTTTATACTTTaaaatcttaatttaaacattaaaataataaataataaattattattaagaatttaatacttaaataaaaatacttaagtttagtttaattaatatatttattatttaatattaaagttattattaaaattattattatatatatatttatataagctaagataaatatattatatatttaattaaataggtttaattaataaaacctaTGAACCTTTATTTATCGCTAAGTCTAGCACTAAGCCTTAAGACtaattctttttaagtttataaaactttaatattaattctaaGAATTAATCcctctaaaacctataatattaataacttttatttcttaatattatatttactactatataattaaattataggtaattataataaaactttcttaattttcttatttaataatataaaaggtttttataattattataagtattataatttatatcttatattaagtattacCTTTTAAGACCTTAAGGAATttaatatctatattaataagatatttaatttttatagctttttttaagagctttttaaaaaagaaataatatatttaattaataataagttattctattatttattaatacttttaagacttttatttaatattattacttatagcttattataagtatttttatatatttatataacttataaacctttttattaagattattttaattatattaaaaaatatattagtaagtattaattatattactttaacTATTTAACTTTAAATTCttattaaaaggtattataatttctttaatatataatttattaattataattaaattttttttaaaaaataataaaattaatttttaattttttaagtaattaaaaagtataattaaatagttaatattaaaagagaaagctattattaaaaagggattttaatctctttaattaatttagatataagctatttattataaatagagctagctttaatatattcttaaatctattaatacttatataaataaaccttattaatttaacCCTATTAAGACCTTTGGCTTTAAGGTATagagcctttattattaaaattactaagatataaattataatactttaatctttattttaagtattatataattaagttataatattttaataagttattataaaacctttaataaataataaatatatacCTAAAAAgtttataatataataatctattttatttaaaaaataatctttttaaaaaaatttttattaatcttaattttataaaatatattattataacttaaccttataatacttaaaataaagattaaaatattttaatttatatcttagtaattttaataataaagtctATATACTTAAAGCCAAAGgtcttaataggcttaaattaatataatttattaatataattattaatagctttaataatatattaaagctagctctatttataataaatagtttatatCTAAATTAActaaagaggttaaaatctaatctctttatataataactctgccttttaatattaactttttaattataatcttcaattacttaaagagtttaaaatcttaaaaaattatatttttattatttttataaaaagagatttaattataattaataataactataattaattaataaataatatattaaagaaattataataattattttttatatagacttttaattaaatatttaaaataatataactaatatttattaatatactttttaatataattaagataaccttaataaagaggtttataagttttataaagatataaaaaatacttataataagctaaaaataataatattaaataaaggccttaatagtattaatataaatatataatataataatctattattaattaaacttattatttttaattatattatcttttttttatttagtttttatttatttaattataattttaataaaaagtttAATTTTCTTAGATAAGaggtttttttattaaaggctcttaataaaaagctataagaaaaaaatatcttattaataaagatattaaattccttaaggacttaaaaaataatacctagcataaaatataagttataatacttataataattataaagaccttttatattactaagtaaGAGAATTAAAAAAGCCTTATTATAGCTCACTAAGATCtaactatatagctataggtataattatattaggaaataaaGGtgattaatattataggttttagaggGATTAGTTCTtagagttagtattagagttttataaacctaaaaagaattagTATTAGGGCTTAATATTAGATTAaaacttagaggtaaataaaaatctataggtttaattaattaaatttatctaatgaaatatataatatttatatcttagcttatataaatatataaataatagtaattttaataataattataataatttaaaatatattataaatattaatcttagaGATATATTGAAATTTATAAAGCttacttaataagttattaataaataaaaagatataataattcttaattattatattatataattctttattatttatattaagtcCTAGCTTGTTATTTTTCTTAGcgataaaaaatattaagactttaactttatttataaagtattatatatatttattttctaGGTGTTTTATAATATAGTCTTATAAGCCCTAgtattatatcttaattaaattaataataataactatagTATAAcattatttattaataatatatttaattattatatctttttactttattaataattataatataatagtattatatatattatttttaaatttttatttaattaatatttaatatatttttcataatttattatataaattaataaaaaagaaaattaattTATAGGTATTTCTTAGGTATATTTTTTCTCCTTTAAAAGACTTAAGCCTAAGGGCTATATAATCTCTTATTAGCTTAAGGCTAAGCttttatataagctttatattaataatattaatcttcatattaatatctataaagaccttaatcttttttttaattatatcttaaagaattaatataGAGGCTATACTTATtctcttaattaatatttatttttatataaataaagataaaaaCTTATGTTTAATTTCTATTTTTTTAGAGTTTTAATAAGTTAAGCTCTTAggctttaattttattaattttgATTAATAAtgtatttttatttctaa is a window from the Fusarium keratoplasticum isolate Fu6.1 chromosome 5, whole genome shotgun sequence genome containing:
- a CDS encoding Zn(2)-C6 fungal-type domain-containing protein, producing the protein MTNHRSRRGCEECRRRRRKCDELKPTCGHCNAANRSCRYELRLVWSDRKVQHRGLRTTHRRLVQPPPLDSVGQSPAPIPDSLPNGVVLPRRYKKLLEYFSGGVLASLSSHPSIHQDLCQGLIPKMLYSPHLLSASLALSAAGLLSRGLSEVEGTSISYVLEHLQSSGLSLLRKALTEQRKDEVIVATCLIWCLADVFAGIQGVPSWRIHLQGIKALLDGHQPDDQLGTGDTAMESAMRHLFLLYRSLQTLPYLQTIEPSGPSVDLGQTLFFDSSSALTRSPKIDGFLGYSEELLDLLQHINSATKNNSGHQFSLNAEADILLGKINGMINRDAKAPPEVLISSTLSPQYSRDFLLCHQIFQQATLIQLYRQLYTMPSASQPIQSAVRAINGMIQNMTQGQPCNTWVAMAMPLFTVGCEAFDDDQKDFILDKVQKLEVCIGSLHVHTIKRALKDVWKIRTDHQDFEGNICSSQLLEKLQYNIILF